From a single Methanomicrobium sp. W14 genomic region:
- a CDS encoding DEAD/DEAH box helicase, whose amino-acid sequence MDTFLKFSELNISKEILKAIEDMGFEEPTPIQQLSIPLIMQGRDVTGQAQTGTGKTASFAIPVIEKLDTKSCSVQTIVLSPTRELTIQIAEEFNRLLKYRDDVRVLPIYGGQPIERQISVLKRGVHVVVGTPGRVMDHLRRGTLNLSSVSIVVIDEADQMLDMGFKEDLEAILEYAPKERQTILFSATMPRPILKISKAFQKNPEFLKLNPKELTVPLIEQSYIEVRERDKLDVLCRLIDISGQGLSMIFCNTKKRVDELSSSLHSRGYFAEGLHGDMKQSLRDRVMGKFRNGSIDILIATDVAARGIDVEDIDTVYNYDVPQDVEYYVHRIGRTGRAGKTGRAYTFVGPRETEKLRMIQRLARVKIRRVSPPSTRDVENCRIERFLDKVRNVMTESDLSAYTPHVERLMDEDFTLTDISAALIKLHMEDNSHELPSGHKEEQSVDFLNTGGEPGMVRFFINIGKSKGIRPGDIVGAIAGEAKIQGSLIGAINILNDFSFVEVPEKYAPEVHRAMNNATIRGNEISFEPARKAIR is encoded by the coding sequence ATGGACACTTTTTTAAAATTTAGTGAACTGAATATTTCCAAAGAAATATTAAAGGCAATAGAAGATATGGGGTTTGAAGAACCCACTCCAATACAGCAGCTTTCAATTCCTCTTATCATGCAGGGACGTGACGTTACAGGCCAGGCCCAGACTGGAACCGGAAAAACTGCATCTTTTGCAATACCTGTCATCGAAAAACTGGACACGAAAAGCTGCAGTGTCCAGACAATCGTTCTTTCACCTACAAGAGAACTTACCATCCAGATTGCAGAGGAGTTCAACAGGCTTCTGAAGTACCGCGATGACGTCAGGGTTCTCCCGATATACGGCGGTCAGCCCATAGAACGCCAGATCTCTGTCCTGAAACGTGGAGTTCATGTTGTCGTCGGAACTCCGGGAAGGGTAATGGACCATCTCAGAAGAGGTACACTTAACCTGTCATCGGTATCGATTGTTGTCATTGACGAGGCCGACCAGATGCTTGATATGGGATTTAAGGAAGACCTTGAGGCAATTCTTGAATACGCACCTAAAGAGCGTCAGACAATTCTGTTTTCGGCGACAATGCCGAGACCGATTCTTAAAATATCAAAGGCATTCCAGAAGAACCCTGAATTTTTGAAACTAAACCCGAAAGAGCTGACCGTTCCTCTTATTGAACAGTCGTATATAGAAGTCCGCGAAAGGGACAAGCTCGATGTCCTGTGCCGTCTTATTGATATCAGCGGTCAGGGTCTCTCAATGATATTCTGCAACACAAAAAAGAGGGTTGATGAGCTCTCGTCATCACTTCACTCCAGGGGTTATTTTGCCGAAGGCCTCCATGGTGATATGAAGCAGAGTTTAAGGGACCGCGTTATGGGCAAGTTCAGGAACGGTTCAATAGATATTTTGATAGCAACCGATGTAGCTGCAAGAGGCATTGATGTCGAGGATATCGATACTGTATACAACTATGATGTCCCGCAGGACGTAGAGTATTATGTCCACAGAATCGGACGTACGGGAAGGGCCGGAAAGACCGGGCGTGCATATACGTTTGTAGGGCCTAGGGAGACCGAAAAACTGCGTATGATCCAGAGACTTGCGAGAGTCAAAATAAGACGTGTATCCCCTCCGAGCACAAGGGATGTTGAAAACTGCCGCATCGAAAGGTTCCTTGACAAAGTGCGGAATGTTATGACAGAAAGTGACCTCTCCGCATATACTCCCCATGTGGAAAGGCTGATGGACGAGGACTTCACCCTGACCGATATTTCGGCGGCTCTGATTAAGCTTCATATGGAGGACAACAGTCATGAATTGCCATCAGGTCACAAGGAAGAGCAGTCTGTTGACTTTTTAAATACCGGCGGAGAGCCCGGAATGGTCAGGTTTTTTATAAACATCGGCAAATCAAAAGGTATCCGCCCCGGTGACATTGTCGGTGCAATTGCAGGAGAGGCAAAAATTCAGGGAAGTCTTATAGGGGCAATAAACATACTTAATGACTTTTCGTTTGTTGAAGTTCCTGAAAAATATGCCCCTGAGGTTCACAGGGCCATGAATAATGCGACAATACGCGGTAATGAAATATCGTTTGAACCTGCAAGAAAAGCAATCCGTTAG
- the dinB gene encoding DNA polymerase IV has protein sequence MTETAEDRIILHIDMDCFYASVEVRENQKLRGLPVIIGADPKGGDGRGVVSTCSYEARDYGVHSAMPISTAYRMCPKGIFLPVNFSLYKKVSESVMEILRKYSDKFEQVSIDEAYLDLSCKGSFSDAEKTAKEIKERIFQKERITCSAGIGPSKVVAKIASDFQKPDGVTVVRPEEVTSFLNPMPIGKIPGIGKKTSKILSGAGISTVRDLLDYDIQKLISLLGRHAADLKEIASGNDTRDVRKRESRKSIGKEKTYSSDTKDKDLILKTAEQICSEVKKAVSSRKIRFRTVTVKIRYAGFITNTRSKTLVRHTFDSSVIDENAKELISKYLDTTKPVRLIGVSVSGFDSPKSIQTTMSEYM, from the coding sequence ATGACAGAAACTGCAGAGGACAGAATAATACTTCATATCGACATGGACTGCTTTTACGCATCCGTTGAGGTCAGGGAGAACCAGAAACTCAGGGGACTTCCAGTGATAATAGGTGCCGACCCAAAAGGGGGCGACGGAAGGGGTGTCGTAAGCACATGCTCATATGAGGCACGTGACTATGGCGTGCACTCGGCTATGCCCATCTCAACGGCGTACAGGATGTGCCCCAAAGGCATATTTCTGCCGGTAAACTTCTCTTTATACAAAAAAGTCTCGGAAAGCGTAATGGAGATTCTCAGGAAATATTCCGACAAATTTGAACAGGTAAGTATAGACGAGGCTTACCTTGATTTAAGCTGCAAAGGCTCTTTTTCCGATGCTGAAAAAACTGCAAAAGAGATTAAAGAAAGAATCTTTCAAAAGGAGAGAATTACCTGCTCGGCCGGGATAGGCCCGTCAAAAGTAGTCGCAAAGATAGCATCTGATTTCCAAAAACCTGACGGGGTAACTGTAGTAAGACCTGAAGAAGTCACCTCTTTTCTAAACCCCATGCCAATAGGAAAAATTCCAGGCATAGGGAAGAAAACATCAAAAATACTTTCAGGAGCAGGAATTTCAACAGTCCGTGACCTTCTGGACTATGACATCCAGAAACTCATCTCGCTTCTCGGGCGTCATGCAGCGGACCTGAAAGAGATTGCCTCGGGAAATGATACAAGAGACGTCAGAAAAAGAGAATCACGAAAATCAATAGGAAAAGAAAAGACATATTCCTCGGATACAAAGGACAAAGACCTGATACTAAAGACGGCCGAACAGATATGCAGTGAAGTTAAAAAAGCCGTTTCCTCCAGAAAAATAAGATTCAGGACGGTGACAGTCAAAATAAGATATGCCGGATTCATAACCAATACAAGATCAAAGACTCTTGTCCGTCACACTTTCGACAGCTCCGTGATTGATGAAAATGCAAAAGAGCTCATCTCAAAATACCTTGACACTACAAAACCTGTACGGCTTATAGGGGTATCGGTATCCGGTTTTGACTCCCCAAAAAGCATACAGACAACAATGTCAGAGTATATGTGA